A window of the Falco rusticolus isolate bFalRus1 chromosome 1, bFalRus1.pri, whole genome shotgun sequence genome harbors these coding sequences:
- the UNC45B gene encoding protein unc-45 homolog B isoform X2: protein MEDPVQLKEEGNKYFQANDYEKAVQSYTQAIKLNKDKALQAVLYRNRAACFLKKEEYAKAASDASRAIDINTSDIKALYRRSQALEKLGKLDQAFKDVQKCATMEPRNKNFQETLRRLGADIQEKLRIQFSTDLRVQKMFEILLDENSEKEKREKAANNLIVLGREEAGAERIFQNNGVSLLLQLIETKNPELILAAVRTLSGMCTGHKARATAILHYLGIDNICMWMSVDDEEISLAVCNLLQTITDCLLGQGKEEHHGKEEAVVLDTKKDVRMITMRLLDMLVSKQVSGQGRDRALNLLNKNIPRKDLNDQDNSRTIFVIDNGLKKILKVVGQIPEMPDCLPLTENTQLTASVLLNKLYDDLRCDPERDNYRVICEEYIKSKVDPQNMDKTLHAIQMVSGILQGPFDLGNKLLGMKGVMEMMVALCGSEREIDQLVAVEALIHASTKLSRASFIISNGVTLLKEIYKKTKNEKIKIRALVGLCKLGSAGGTDYGLRQFAEGSTEKLAKQCRKWLCNTSIDARTRKWAVEGLAYLTLDADVKDDFVEDEPALQAMFELAKASDKTILYSVASALVNCTNSYDTKELVPELVQLAKFSKQHVPEEHPKDKKDFVVKRVKRLLKAGVVSALACMVKADSAILTDQSKELIARVFLALCEDPKDRGTIVAQGGGKALIPLAVEGTEVGKIKASHALAKIAAISNPDIAFPGERVYEVVRPLVSLLNTERDGLQNYEALLGLTNFSGRSDKLRMKIVKERALPDIENYMFENHDQIRQAATECMCNLVVNKEVQERFVADGNDRLKLVVLLCGEDDEKLQVAASGALAMLTAAQKKLCSKMTEVTTQWLEILQRLCLHDNMEVQHRGLVIAFNLISADKELAMKMVKTELLEILTYVGKQEDDPKKQHIINVARDCLTKCMDYGLIKPLSRA, encoded by the exons CAGCCTCGGACGCATCTAGAG CTATTGACATCAACACTTCGGATATCAAAGCCTTGTACCGGCGCAGCCAAGCTCTGGAAAAATTGGGGAAATTGGACCAAGCGTTCAAAGATGTTCAGAAATGTGCCACCATGGAACCCCGCAACAAAAACTTCCAGGAGACCCTGAGGCGGCTAGGGGCTGATATCCAGGAGAAG CTGCGCATTCAGTTCTCCACGGACTTGCGGGTGCAAAAGATGTTTGAAATCCTGCTGGATGAgaacagtgagaaagaaaagcgAGAAAAG GCTGCAAACAACCTCATAGTCCTGGGGCGGGAGGAAGCAGGTGCCGAGAGGATTTTCCAGAACAACGGGGTCAGCTTGCTGCTACAGCTGATAGAAACCAAAAATCCTGAGCTGATCCTGGCAGCTGTGAGGACACTTTCGGGAATGTGCACAGGACATAAGGCTCGG GCCACTGCCATTCTCCACTACCTGGGCATTGACAACATTTGTATGTGGATGTCAGTAGACGATGAAGAAATCTCCCTGGCTGTCTGCAACCTCCTGCAGACCATCACTGACTGCTTGCTGGGCCAGGGGAAAGAGGAGCATCACGGGAAGGAGGAGGCTGTAGTGCTAG ATACCAAGAAAGATGTGAGGATGATCACAATGCGTTTGCTGGATATGCTGGTCAGTAAGCAAGTATCTGGGCAAGGGCGAGACCGAGCTCTTAACCTCCTCAACAAGAATATACCGAGGAAGGACCTGAATGACCAAGACAACAGCCGGACCATCTTTGTCATAGACAATG GCttaaaaaagatactgaaagtGGTGGGCCAGATTCCTGAGATGCCTGACTGCCTGCCGCTGACAGAGAACACCCAGCTGACTGCCTCTGTCCTCCTAAATAAACTCTATGATGACCTGCGCTGCGACCCAGAGCGTGACAACTACCGGGTGATCTGCGAGGAGTACATCAA GAGCAAAGTTGACCCACAGAACATGGATAAGACACTCCATGCCATCCAGATGGTGTCTGGAATTCTGCAAGGGCCCTTTGACTTAGGCAACAAGCTGCTTGGCATGAAGGGAGTCATGGAGATGATGGTTGCCCTGTGTGGTTCCGAGAGGGAGATTGaccagctggtggctgtggaAGCCCTTATCCATGCCTCCACCAAGCTGAGCCGGGCCTCCTTCATCATCTCCAATGGGGTGACGCTCCTGAAGGAGATCTACAAGAAGACCAAGAATGAGAAGATCAAAATCCGAGCCCTGGTG GGTCTCTGCAAGCTGGGCTCGGCGGGAGGTACAGATTATGGACTGCGGCAGTTTGCTGAGGGGTCCACGGAGAAGTTAGCCAAACAGTGCCGAAA ATGGTTGTGCAACACCAGCATTGATGCCCGCACCAGGAAATGGGCTGTGGAAGGGCTGGCGTATCTAACCCTCGATGCAGATGTGAAAGATGACTTTGTTGAAGATGAGCCAGCCCTGCAAGCTATGTTTGAATTAGCCAAG gcAAGTGACAAGACTATCTTGTATTCTGTGGCTTCTGCACTGGTGAACTGTACCAACAGCTATGATACCAAGGAGCTGGTCCCAGAGCTGGTGCAACTGGCAAAATTCTCCAAGCAGCACGTGCCTGAGGAGCATCCGAAG GACAAGAAGGATTTTGTGGTGAAGCGGGTGAAGCGGTTGCTGAAAGCCGGTGTAGTCTCTGCCTTGGCCTGCATGGTGAAGGCGGACAGTGCCATCCTGACGGACCAGAGCAAGGAGCTCATCGCCAG GGTGTTTCTTGCCTTGTGTGAAGACCCCAAGGACCGTGGGACCATTGTTGCTCAAGGTGGTGGAAAG GCCCTGATACCTCTGGCTGTGGAAGGCACAGAAGTTGGCAAGATAAAGGCTTCTCATGCTCTGGCAAAAATTGCTGCTATCTCCAATCCAGACATAGCATTCCCAGGGGAGAGG GTATACGAGGTGGTGAGACCCCTTGTCAGCCTGCTGAACACGGAGAGAGACGGCCTCCAGAATTACGAAGCTCTGTTAGGTCTCACTAACTTTTCAGGAAGAAGTGATAAACTTCG GATGAAGATAGTCAAAGAGAGGGCTCTGCCAGATATTGAAAACTATATGTTTGAGAATCACGACCAAATACGACAGGCAGCCACAGAGTGCATGTGCAACCTGGTGGTCAACAAGGAG gttcaAGAGCGGTTTGTGGCTGATGGAAATGACCGGCTGAAGTTGGTAGTGTTACTGTGTGGTGAGGATGATGAGAAACTCCAGGTTGCGGCATCAGGAGCCCTGGCCATGCttacagcagcacaaaaaaaacTCTGCTCCAAGATGACTGAAGTG ACCACCCAGTGGCTTGAAATCCTGCAGAGGCTCTGCTTGCATGATAACATGGAAGTACAGCACCGAGGGCTGGTCATCGCTTTCAACTTAATCAGTGCTGACAAAGAGCTAGCGATGAAGATGGTGAAGACTGAGCTCCTGGAGATCCTGACGTATGTCGGCAAGCAAGAAGATGACCCCAAGAAGCAGCACATCATTAATGTAGCACGTGATTGCCTCACAAAGTGCATGGATTATGGGCTGATCAAACCTCTCTCTCGGGcatga
- the UNC45B gene encoding protein unc-45 homolog B isoform X1 has translation MRHKLMFFLKALQMEDPVQLKEEGNKYFQANDYEKAVQSYTQAIKLNKDKALQAVLYRNRAACFLKKEEYAKAASDASRAIDINTSDIKALYRRSQALEKLGKLDQAFKDVQKCATMEPRNKNFQETLRRLGADIQEKLRIQFSTDLRVQKMFEILLDENSEKEKREKAANNLIVLGREEAGAERIFQNNGVSLLLQLIETKNPELILAAVRTLSGMCTGHKARATAILHYLGIDNICMWMSVDDEEISLAVCNLLQTITDCLLGQGKEEHHGKEEAVVLDTKKDVRMITMRLLDMLVSKQVSGQGRDRALNLLNKNIPRKDLNDQDNSRTIFVIDNGLKKILKVVGQIPEMPDCLPLTENTQLTASVLLNKLYDDLRCDPERDNYRVICEEYIKSKVDPQNMDKTLHAIQMVSGILQGPFDLGNKLLGMKGVMEMMVALCGSEREIDQLVAVEALIHASTKLSRASFIISNGVTLLKEIYKKTKNEKIKIRALVGLCKLGSAGGTDYGLRQFAEGSTEKLAKQCRKWLCNTSIDARTRKWAVEGLAYLTLDADVKDDFVEDEPALQAMFELAKASDKTILYSVASALVNCTNSYDTKELVPELVQLAKFSKQHVPEEHPKDKKDFVVKRVKRLLKAGVVSALACMVKADSAILTDQSKELIARVFLALCEDPKDRGTIVAQGGGKALIPLAVEGTEVGKIKASHALAKIAAISNPDIAFPGERVYEVVRPLVSLLNTERDGLQNYEALLGLTNFSGRSDKLRMKIVKERALPDIENYMFENHDQIRQAATECMCNLVVNKEVQERFVADGNDRLKLVVLLCGEDDEKLQVAASGALAMLTAAQKKLCSKMTEVTTQWLEILQRLCLHDNMEVQHRGLVIAFNLISADKELAMKMVKTELLEILTYVGKQEDDPKKQHIINVARDCLTKCMDYGLIKPLSRA, from the exons CAGCCTCGGACGCATCTAGAG CTATTGACATCAACACTTCGGATATCAAAGCCTTGTACCGGCGCAGCCAAGCTCTGGAAAAATTGGGGAAATTGGACCAAGCGTTCAAAGATGTTCAGAAATGTGCCACCATGGAACCCCGCAACAAAAACTTCCAGGAGACCCTGAGGCGGCTAGGGGCTGATATCCAGGAGAAG CTGCGCATTCAGTTCTCCACGGACTTGCGGGTGCAAAAGATGTTTGAAATCCTGCTGGATGAgaacagtgagaaagaaaagcgAGAAAAG GCTGCAAACAACCTCATAGTCCTGGGGCGGGAGGAAGCAGGTGCCGAGAGGATTTTCCAGAACAACGGGGTCAGCTTGCTGCTACAGCTGATAGAAACCAAAAATCCTGAGCTGATCCTGGCAGCTGTGAGGACACTTTCGGGAATGTGCACAGGACATAAGGCTCGG GCCACTGCCATTCTCCACTACCTGGGCATTGACAACATTTGTATGTGGATGTCAGTAGACGATGAAGAAATCTCCCTGGCTGTCTGCAACCTCCTGCAGACCATCACTGACTGCTTGCTGGGCCAGGGGAAAGAGGAGCATCACGGGAAGGAGGAGGCTGTAGTGCTAG ATACCAAGAAAGATGTGAGGATGATCACAATGCGTTTGCTGGATATGCTGGTCAGTAAGCAAGTATCTGGGCAAGGGCGAGACCGAGCTCTTAACCTCCTCAACAAGAATATACCGAGGAAGGACCTGAATGACCAAGACAACAGCCGGACCATCTTTGTCATAGACAATG GCttaaaaaagatactgaaagtGGTGGGCCAGATTCCTGAGATGCCTGACTGCCTGCCGCTGACAGAGAACACCCAGCTGACTGCCTCTGTCCTCCTAAATAAACTCTATGATGACCTGCGCTGCGACCCAGAGCGTGACAACTACCGGGTGATCTGCGAGGAGTACATCAA GAGCAAAGTTGACCCACAGAACATGGATAAGACACTCCATGCCATCCAGATGGTGTCTGGAATTCTGCAAGGGCCCTTTGACTTAGGCAACAAGCTGCTTGGCATGAAGGGAGTCATGGAGATGATGGTTGCCCTGTGTGGTTCCGAGAGGGAGATTGaccagctggtggctgtggaAGCCCTTATCCATGCCTCCACCAAGCTGAGCCGGGCCTCCTTCATCATCTCCAATGGGGTGACGCTCCTGAAGGAGATCTACAAGAAGACCAAGAATGAGAAGATCAAAATCCGAGCCCTGGTG GGTCTCTGCAAGCTGGGCTCGGCGGGAGGTACAGATTATGGACTGCGGCAGTTTGCTGAGGGGTCCACGGAGAAGTTAGCCAAACAGTGCCGAAA ATGGTTGTGCAACACCAGCATTGATGCCCGCACCAGGAAATGGGCTGTGGAAGGGCTGGCGTATCTAACCCTCGATGCAGATGTGAAAGATGACTTTGTTGAAGATGAGCCAGCCCTGCAAGCTATGTTTGAATTAGCCAAG gcAAGTGACAAGACTATCTTGTATTCTGTGGCTTCTGCACTGGTGAACTGTACCAACAGCTATGATACCAAGGAGCTGGTCCCAGAGCTGGTGCAACTGGCAAAATTCTCCAAGCAGCACGTGCCTGAGGAGCATCCGAAG GACAAGAAGGATTTTGTGGTGAAGCGGGTGAAGCGGTTGCTGAAAGCCGGTGTAGTCTCTGCCTTGGCCTGCATGGTGAAGGCGGACAGTGCCATCCTGACGGACCAGAGCAAGGAGCTCATCGCCAG GGTGTTTCTTGCCTTGTGTGAAGACCCCAAGGACCGTGGGACCATTGTTGCTCAAGGTGGTGGAAAG GCCCTGATACCTCTGGCTGTGGAAGGCACAGAAGTTGGCAAGATAAAGGCTTCTCATGCTCTGGCAAAAATTGCTGCTATCTCCAATCCAGACATAGCATTCCCAGGGGAGAGG GTATACGAGGTGGTGAGACCCCTTGTCAGCCTGCTGAACACGGAGAGAGACGGCCTCCAGAATTACGAAGCTCTGTTAGGTCTCACTAACTTTTCAGGAAGAAGTGATAAACTTCG GATGAAGATAGTCAAAGAGAGGGCTCTGCCAGATATTGAAAACTATATGTTTGAGAATCACGACCAAATACGACAGGCAGCCACAGAGTGCATGTGCAACCTGGTGGTCAACAAGGAG gttcaAGAGCGGTTTGTGGCTGATGGAAATGACCGGCTGAAGTTGGTAGTGTTACTGTGTGGTGAGGATGATGAGAAACTCCAGGTTGCGGCATCAGGAGCCCTGGCCATGCttacagcagcacaaaaaaaacTCTGCTCCAAGATGACTGAAGTG ACCACCCAGTGGCTTGAAATCCTGCAGAGGCTCTGCTTGCATGATAACATGGAAGTACAGCACCGAGGGCTGGTCATCGCTTTCAACTTAATCAGTGCTGACAAAGAGCTAGCGATGAAGATGGTGAAGACTGAGCTCCTGGAGATCCTGACGTATGTCGGCAAGCAAGAAGATGACCCCAAGAAGCAGCACATCATTAATGTAGCACGTGATTGCCTCACAAAGTGCATGGATTATGGGCTGATCAAACCTCTCTCTCGGGcatga